AGCTCTCGAACGGCTGTATCTGCTGTGAACTCCGCGGCGACCTCGACCGGGCCGTGATGCGGCTGGCGCGCGAGCGCGACTTCGACCACCTCGTCGTCGAGGCCTCGGGCATCTCCGAGCCCGGTCCCGTGGCGAAGCTCTTCACGCGGGGCAACGCCTCCGCGCGGTACGTCGTCGACGCGCTGGTGACCGTCGTCGACGCCCACCAGTTCTCGACCGCGTTCGGGGAGGAGCGGACGGTCGAGCGGCGGGGAGCGACCGAGGGCGAGACGCGACCTCTCTCGGACCTCCTCGTCGAACAGATCGAACTGGCGAACGTCGTCCTGTTGAACAAGGCCGATCTCGTCTCCGAGGCCGAGTTGGCGACCGTCGAGGAACTCGTCCACGGCCTGCGGCCCGACGCCGAGATCGTGCGGACGCAGTACTCGGCGGTCGACCCCGACGAACTGCTCGGGCGGCGGCTGTACGATCCCGCACGGACCGCCGAGGCCGCCGGGTGGCGACAGGTGCTCGCGGAGACCGAGTCGCACGACGGGAACCAGGACGACGCGGACGGTGATCACGGCCACGCCGACCACGTCGATCACGACAGCCACGCCGACCACGCCGACCACGACAGCTACGACCACCACGGCGGCCACAGCCACCCCGAGGAGGAGTACGGCGTCACCTCGTTCGCCTACCGGCGTCGCCGCCCGTTCGATCCCGAGCGGGTCGCGGCGGTGCTTTCGGACCTGCCGGCGTCGGTGGTCCGCTCGAAGGGGACGCTGTGGGTCGCCGGCTCCGAACTCACACAGGGGTTCAGCCAGGCCGGCCCCTCTGCGCACGTCGAGGCCACGGGGCCGTGGGTCGCCACCCGTCCCGACTTCGAGCAGGACGCCTATCGGCGCAATCACCGTGACCTGCCGTGGGACGACGAGTGGGGCGACCGCCGGACCGAACTGGTGTTCATCGGCACGGGAATCGACGAGGCGGCGCTCGTCGACCGTCTCGACGACTGCCTCCTCGCCGACGAGGCGTTCGCCGACTACGACCCCGCGACGTGGGACGTGGGCGACTTC
This Salinigranum marinum DNA region includes the following protein-coding sequences:
- a CDS encoding CobW family GTP-binding protein — encoded protein: MPGDEIPVTILSGSLGAGKTTLVNHLLDNADGREIAVLVNDMGEINVDAELVSGRSSGLAGDVTELSNGCICCELRGDLDRAVMRLARERDFDHLVVEASGISEPGPVAKLFTRGNASARYVVDALVTVVDAHQFSTAFGEERTVERRGATEGETRPLSDLLVEQIELANVVLLNKADLVSEAELATVEELVHGLRPDAEIVRTQYSAVDPDELLGRRLYDPARTAEAAGWRQVLAETESHDGNQDDADGDHGHADHVDHDSHADHADHDSYDHHGGHSHPEEEYGVTSFAYRRRRPFDPERVAAVLSDLPASVVRSKGTLWVAGSELTQGFSQAGPSAHVEATGPWVATRPDFEQDAYRRNHRDLPWDDEWGDRRTELVFIGTGIDEAALVDRLDDCLLADEAFADYDPATWDVGDFPAETGEEVRLATPEGE